In one Tripterygium wilfordii isolate XIE 37 chromosome 22, ASM1340144v1, whole genome shotgun sequence genomic region, the following are encoded:
- the LOC119991238 gene encoding UDP-D-apiose/UDP-D-xylose synthase 2, with product MATERFDLDGRLIKPMTICMIGAGGFIGSHLCEKILNETPHKILALDVYNDKIKHLLEPESLLWGNRIQFHRINIKHDSRLEGLIKMSDLTINLAAICTPADYNTRPLDTIYSNFIDALPVVKYCSENGKRLIHFSTCEVYGKTIGSFLPKDSPLRQDPAYYVLKEDASPCIFGSIEKQRWSYACAKQLIERLVYAEGAENGLEFTIVRPFNWIGPRMDFIPGIDGPNEGVPRVLACFSNNLLRREPLKLVDGGQSQRTFVYIKDAIEAVLLMIENPARANGHIFNVGNPHNEVTVRQLAEMMTEVYAKVSGETALGEPTIDVSSKEFYGEGYDDSDKRIPDMTIINRQLGWNPKTSLWDLLESTLAYQHRTYAEAVKKAVAKPTSS from the exons ATGGCGACTGAGAGGTTCGATCTTGACGGGAGGCTGATAAAGCCGATGACGATATGCATGATTGGTGCCGGGGGGTTCATAGGGTCGCACTTGTGCGAGAAGATTCTGAATGAGACGCCTCACAAGATCCTGGCTCTTGATGTCTATAACGATAAGATCAAGCACCTCCTCGAGCCGGAGTCCCTCCTTTGGGGTAATCGCATACAATTCCACCGGATAAACATCAAGCACGACTCCCGCCTTGAAGGCCTCATCAAGATGTCAGATCTG ACTATTAATCTGGCAGCTATCTGTACACCGGCTGATTACAATACGCGTCCGCTGGACAcaatttacagcaatttcattgaCGCGCTTCCAGtg gTCAAGTACTGTTCGGAGAACGGTAAGCGTCTGATTCACTTTTCTACTTGCGAAGTATATGGGAAAACAATTGGTAGCTTTCTCCCCAAAGATAGTCCATTGCGTCAG GATCCCGCTTACTATGTCCTTAAAGAAGATGCTTCCCCTTGCATTTTTGGTTCCATTGAGAAACAGAGATGGTCCTATGCATGTGCAAAACAATTGATTGAGAGGCTGGTTTATG CCGAGGGTGCGGAGAATGGCCTCGAGTTCACCATTGTGAGACCATTCAACTGGATTGGCCCCAGGATGGATTTCATTCCTGGCATTGATGGTCCAAATGAGGGTGTTCCCAGGGTTCTAGCTTGCTTTAGTAAT AATCTCCTACGCCGAGAACCACTCAAGCTTGTGGACGGTGGCCAATCCCAGAGAACTTTTGTTTACATAAAAGATGCAATTGAGGCTGTGTTGTTGATGATT GAAAATCCTGCCAGGGCTAATGGTCATATATTTAATGTGGGCAACCCTCACAACGAAGTTACTGTTAGGCAGCTTGCTGAAATGATGACGGAG GTTTATGCTAAGGTGAGTGGAGAAACTGCTCTGGGGGAACCAACTATTGATGTAAGCTCCAAAGAATTTTACGGTGAGGGATATGATGATAGTGACAAGAGAATTCCGGACATGACCATTATCAACAGACAACTTG GTTGGAATCCTAAGACATCACTCTGGGATTTACTTGAGTCAACCCTCGCCTATCAACACAGAACATATGCGGAGGCGGTCAAGAAGGCTGTGGCAAAACCAACATCAAGCTGA
- the LOC119991237 gene encoding protein RETICULATA-RELATED 1, chloroplastic-like: MSFSSSSFSASYLTKLSTDKLCNHTTPAIQFRISCSFKEPSFRSLKLVSLNQVFRRKCVDNSDLAAKTVVDHGLGSNSKFTDEPRDLEPRFDGGGGGRDDGGDSFGGGGGDDGKGEGGGDEEAEFGPVIKFEEVMKEAEARGVRLPADMLEAAKTSGLRKMFLLRYLELQGSIWPLGFLMKNCSMLRDRMLADPSFLFKVGTEVVIDSCCATFAEYQKRGKEFWSEFELYLADLLVGIVVDIAMVGMMAPYARFGQPSATRGLFGRMNRACAALPSSVFEAERPGCRFSLNQRVATYFYKGVSYGAVGFGCGLIGQGIANVIMTAKRSITKSEDDIPVPPLVQSAALWGVFLGVSSNTRYQIITGLEHLVEASPLAKRIPPVAMAFTVGIRFANNIYAGMQFVDWAKQSGVQ; the protein is encoded by the exons ATGTCGTTTTCTTCATCAAGTTTCAGTGCATCATACCTCACAAAATTATCGACAGACAAATTATGTAATCACACCACTCCAGCTATCCAATTCAGGATCTCTTGTTCTTTCAAGGAACCTTCGTTCCGGTCGCTGAAGTTAGTCTCCTTGAACCAAGTTTTCAGGCGTAAATGTGTTGACAATTCAGATTTAGCGGCCAAAACGGTTGTTGATCATGGCCTGGGTTCGAACAGTAAGTTTACTGACGAACCTAGGGATTTGGAGCCCAGatttgatggtggtggtggcggaCGCGATGATGGCGGCGATTCTTTTGGTGGCGGCGGCGGTGATGATGGGAAAGGGGAAGGTGGTGGTGATGAGGAGGCGGAGTTTGGTCCGGTAATAAAGTTCGAGGAGGTTATGAAAGAGGCGGAGGCGCGCGGGGTGAGGCTCCCTGCGGATATGCTGGAAGCAGCCAAGACTTCTGGCCTGCGCAAAATGTTTCTTCTGCGGTACTTGGAATTGCAG GGTTCAATTTGGCCTCTGGGCTTTTTGATGAAGAACTGCTCTATGCTTCGTGACAGAATGTTGGCTgatccttcttttcttttcaaagttgGAACAGAG GTAGTCATTGATTCTTGTTGCGCAACTTTTGCTGAATACCAGAAAAGGGGAAAAGAGTTCTGGTCAGAATTTGAACTTTATCTTGCTGATCTCTTGGTTGGTATAGTCGTGGACATTGCTATGGTTGGTATGATGGCACCTTATGCTCGCTTTGGGCAGCCATCAGCAACAAGAGGTTTATTTGGACGCATGAACCGTGCTTGTGCAGCTCTACCCAGCAG TGTTTTTGAAGCCGAGAGGCCTGGATGCAGATTCTCACTAAACCAGCGGGTGGCTACGTACTTCTATAAG GGTGTATCATATGGCGCAGTTGGGTTTGGATGTGGTCTCATTGGCCAAGGCATTGCAAATGTGATCATGACTGCCAAAAG AAGCATAACGAAATCCGAAGATGACATTCCCGTGCCACCACTTGTGCAGAGTGCTGCTCTTTGGG GAGTTTTTCTTGGGGTTTCCTCCAACACCCGTTATCAAATAATCACTGGACTCGAACACCTGGTTGAAGCATCACCCTTGGCAAAGCGAATTCCACCTGTTGCGATGGCTTTCACTGTTGGTATTCGATTTGCCAACAATATTTATGCTGGTATGCAGTTTGTTGATTGGGCAAAACAGAGTGGGGTGCAGTAA
- the LOC119990798 gene encoding uncharacterized protein LOC119990798: MSEGPKLYTYKPKKAQLKQCQAQQQGKGFTSPSPSPSMASSTSAAPAQSSAAASYKKGFAPPPPPQPPKESFARRYKFLWPILLTVNIAVGGYLFIRTKKKDTTSVEEEVPEYVPSNPAAMTAKIAEATLQAIKTPTRREPIPEDQQRELFKWMFEEKRKIKPKDPEEKKLIDEEKATLKQFIQAKSIPSI, translated from the coding sequence ATGAGTGAAGGACCAAAGCTTTACACCTACAAACCCAAGAAAGCGCAGCTGAAGCAATGCCAAGCTCAACAACAAGGTAAGGGTTTCActtcaccatcaccatcaccatctaTGGCTTCATCGACATCAGCAGCACCTGCACAATCATCTGCAGCAGCTTCATACAAGAAGGGGTTTGCACCCCCACCACCACCTCAGCCTCCAAAGGAATCTTTTGCCCGCCGTTATAAGTTCCTTTGGCCCATTCTTTTGACTGTCAATATTGCTGTTGGGGGTTATCTATTCATAAGAACCAAGAAGAAAGATACCACTAGTGTTGAGGAAGAAGTTCCAGAATATGTTCCTTCAAATCCAGCTGCTATGACCGCCAAAATTGCAGAGGCAACTTTGCAAGCTATCAAAACACCCACAAGGCGAGAACCAATTCCTGAGGATCAGCAGCGCGAACTTTTCAAGTGGATGTTCGAGGAGAAGAGGAAGATTAAACCAAAGGATCCTGAAGAAAAGAAGCTAATTGATGAAGAGAAAGCAACTCTCAAACAATTTATTCAAGCCAAGTCCATTCCAAGTATCTAG